The following are encoded together in the Erwinia sp. E602 genome:
- a CDS encoding alpha-glucosidase codes for MNQLTTARWWKEAVAYQIYPRSFMDSNGDGIGDLNGITARLDYLQWLGIDVIWLCPMYPSPNDDNGYDISDYQGIMAEFGTMADFDRLLGEVHARGMRLILDLVVNHTSDEHPWFIESRSSRDSEKRDWYIWRDGKAGREPNNWESIFSEPAWKYDAGSDQYFMHLFSARQPDLNWENPATRHALYDMMRWWLEKGIDGFRIDAICHMKKQPGLMDLPNPHGLAYVPSFDAHLNFPGLLDFVDEMSEQVFNRYDIMTVGEMNGASAEQAEAWVGERHQRLNMIFQFEHVKLWQDNPPPADGPGINVPALKQIFTRWQTQLEGKGWNALYVENHDIPRVVSHWGDDKQYLRESATAIAAMYFLMQGTPFIYQGQELGMTNTRFASLNDFQDIAARNRVIRLQQQGVADADILAMLSRICRDNSRTPMQWSAEHNAGFTTGTPWLATSVNYPAINVAQQREDKQSVLSFYRALIALRKASPALVYGQYQLRLAEHPAIYAYTRRQDRQQYLVLTNLSGVSQQVDPAQLALEGWQRVLGNYPDDGELQLLRPWEARVYRHQ; via the coding sequence GTGAATCAGTTAACCACGGCGCGCTGGTGGAAAGAGGCGGTGGCCTATCAAATCTACCCGCGCAGCTTTATGGACAGCAACGGCGACGGCATTGGCGATCTTAACGGCATCACCGCACGGCTCGACTACCTGCAGTGGCTGGGCATTGACGTCATCTGGCTCTGCCCGATGTACCCGTCGCCGAACGACGATAACGGCTACGATATCAGCGACTATCAGGGGATTATGGCCGAGTTCGGCACCATGGCCGACTTTGATCGCCTGCTGGGCGAGGTGCACGCACGCGGTATGCGGCTGATCCTCGACCTGGTGGTCAATCACACCTCGGACGAGCACCCGTGGTTTATTGAGTCGCGCTCGTCACGTGATAGCGAAAAGCGCGACTGGTATATCTGGCGCGACGGTAAAGCGGGCCGTGAGCCGAACAACTGGGAGAGCATCTTCAGCGAACCGGCGTGGAAATATGATGCGGGCAGCGATCAGTACTTTATGCATCTGTTTTCGGCGCGTCAGCCGGACCTTAACTGGGAAAATCCGGCCACCCGCCATGCGCTGTACGACATGATGCGCTGGTGGCTGGAGAAGGGCATCGACGGCTTCCGCATCGACGCCATCTGCCATATGAAGAAGCAGCCGGGGCTGATGGATCTGCCAAACCCGCACGGGCTGGCTTACGTGCCCTCCTTCGACGCGCACCTTAACTTCCCCGGCCTGCTCGATTTTGTCGATGAGATGAGCGAGCAGGTGTTTAACCGCTACGACATTATGACGGTGGGTGAAATGAACGGCGCCTCGGCGGAGCAGGCCGAAGCCTGGGTCGGCGAACGGCATCAGCGGCTGAATATGATCTTCCAGTTTGAGCACGTCAAGCTGTGGCAGGACAATCCGCCGCCCGCCGACGGGCCGGGCATCAACGTGCCGGCGCTGAAGCAGATCTTTACCCGCTGGCAGACGCAGCTGGAGGGGAAAGGCTGGAACGCGCTCTACGTCGAAAACCACGATATCCCGCGCGTGGTGTCGCACTGGGGTGATGATAAACAGTATCTGCGCGAGAGCGCCACGGCGATTGCCGCCATGTACTTCCTGATGCAGGGGACGCCCTTTATCTATCAGGGCCAGGAGCTGGGAATGACCAACACCCGCTTCGCCAGCCTGAATGATTTCCAGGATATCGCGGCGCGTAACCGGGTGATCAGGCTGCAGCAGCAGGGCGTGGCGGATGCCGATATCCTGGCGATGCTCAGCCGCATCTGCCGTGATAACTCGCGCACGCCGATGCAGTGGAGCGCGGAGCACAACGCCGGTTTCACCACCGGCACGCCGTGGCTGGCGACCAGCGTCAATTATCCGGCGATTAACGTTGCGCAGCAGCGGGAGGATAAGCAGTCGGTGCTCAGCTTCTACCGGGCGCTGATCGCGCTGCGTAAGGCCTCACCGGCGCTGGTTTACGGACAGTATCAGCTGCGGCTGGCGGAGCATCCGGCGATTTACGCCTATACGCGCAGGCAGGATCGGCAGCAGTATCTGGTGCTGACCAACCTGAGCGGCGTGTCGCAGCAGGTCGATCCTGCGCAGCTGGCGTTAGAGGGCTGGCAGCGGGTGCTGGGCAACTACCCTGATGACGGCGAGCTGCAGCTGCTGCGGCCGTGGGAGGCGCGGGTGTACCGGCATCAGTAA